Proteins found in one Gemmatimonadota bacterium genomic segment:
- a CDS encoding sugar kinase, with product MSLLVVGSVALDTVETPFGEACDVLGGSATFFSAAASFFHPVHLVGVVGDDFPLADLEFLAQRDVDLSGLIQVPGESFRWSGVYSYDLNSRETRETRLGVFAEFRPRIPEDCRRAAWVFLGNIDPELQLEVLQQVEKPRFVACDTMNYWIEGKRAALLQVLSRVDLLLVNDSEARQLTGDYNLLRAARWIQERGPQAIVVKKGEHGAVLFTRDMTFFAPGYPLEVVFDPTGAGDAFAGGFLGYLAQAGATAPDELRRAMIYGSAMGSFAVERFSIDRFLDLTPAEVQDRVRAFREMTAFEHTLPAGANVWA from the coding sequence ATGAGTTTGCTCGTGGTGGGGAGTGTGGCCCTCGACACGGTCGAGACGCCGTTCGGCGAAGCGTGCGACGTGTTGGGCGGGTCGGCCACCTTCTTCAGTGCCGCGGCCTCCTTCTTCCACCCGGTCCACCTAGTGGGTGTTGTCGGTGACGACTTCCCTCTGGCTGACCTCGAGTTCCTGGCCCAACGCGACGTGGACCTCTCCGGGCTGATCCAGGTGCCGGGGGAAAGCTTCCGCTGGTCCGGCGTCTACAGCTACGACCTCAATAGCCGGGAGACCCGCGAAACGCGGCTGGGTGTCTTTGCCGAGTTCCGGCCCCGCATCCCGGAGGACTGCCGGCGTGCTGCCTGGGTGTTTCTGGGCAATATTGACCCCGAGCTCCAGCTGGAGGTGCTGCAGCAGGTCGAGAAGCCCCGCTTCGTAGCCTGCGATACCATGAACTACTGGATCGAAGGCAAGCGTGCCGCCCTCCTGCAGGTCCTGTCCCGGGTGGACTTGCTCCTGGTAAACGATTCGGAGGCACGCCAGCTCACGGGTGACTACAACCTCCTGCGCGCCGCCCGCTGGATCCAGGAGCGGGGGCCCCAGGCCATAGTGGTGAAGAAAGGCGAGCACGGCGCCGTCCTCTTCACGCGAGACATGACCTTCTTTGCGCCTGGCTATCCGCTGGAAGTGGTTTTCGATCCCACGGGAGCGGGCGACGCATTTGCCGGTGGGTTCCTGGGATACCTTGCCCAGGCGGGCGCGACGGCGCCAGACGAGTTGCGCCGTGCCATGATCTACGGCTCTGCCATGGGATCCTTTGCCGTGGAGCGCTTCAGCATTGATCGCTTCCTGGACCTCACGCCAGCCGAAGTGCAGGATCGGGTGCGCGCGTTCCGGGAGATGACCGCCTTCGAGCATACGCTGCCGGCGGGCGCGAATGTCTGGGCGTGA